In Acidobacteriota bacterium, one DNA window encodes the following:
- the aroE gene encoding shikimate dehydrogenase, translating to MRTNVPTQTAASQLLRTRIGKVCVAIIGSTAAEMVEKASAVVKETPFLEFRLDYLEKPLAALPKLKHFFAENTAAVGIATCRRSGNGGKFTGSVADEMEILGKAAGAGFHLVDLELESAEALKKGELQKLRDTGIAVIVSYHDFHATKDLDKIYERIQPFQPDFFKIVPTAKALTDNVTLMRFIERMNENANIIGICMGDAGIISRVLGLRAGSTFTFAAATQGEETGPGQIAARTLIETYRIDQVDAATKVYGVAGNPIKSSLSPIMMNTAFRRETVNAVYLALQATKVSDLLKLVQEIPIQGLSITMPHKQEIMEHLENTDPLSAKIGACNTVLRAQDGKLYGFNTDVAGIVGPLEKRISLRGAKALVLGAGGAARAAVFGLRDRGAEVFILNRTPETAQKLARQAGAKTIKKDAVAKTAFDVVINATPIGMAGQKGAHLIEAKDLNTKLVFDLVYNPIETPLIRMARQQGIAFITGVEMFVQQGARQFEIWTGKPAPEEEMLRVVIHALRQQAEAASAAQAEPEAKPGKAANSANGKPAKAAPAKTETKKAVPAKAAPAKNGVKAAQAKAVPSKNGAKASSAAKTKKKA from the coding sequence ATGAGAACGAACGTGCCCACTCAAACCGCCGCTTCACAGCTTCTACGTACCCGGATTGGCAAGGTATGCGTCGCCATCATCGGGTCAACCGCCGCCGAGATGGTCGAGAAGGCCAGCGCTGTGGTCAAGGAGACGCCGTTTCTCGAGTTCCGGCTGGACTACCTGGAAAAGCCGCTGGCCGCATTGCCAAAGCTGAAGCACTTCTTCGCGGAGAACACGGCCGCGGTCGGCATCGCGACCTGTCGACGCTCGGGGAACGGAGGCAAGTTCACGGGCAGCGTTGCCGACGAGATGGAGATCCTCGGCAAGGCGGCCGGCGCGGGCTTTCACCTGGTGGACCTGGAGCTGGAGTCGGCCGAGGCGCTCAAGAAGGGTGAGTTGCAGAAGCTGCGCGACACCGGTATCGCCGTGATCGTCAGCTACCACGACTTCCACGCGACCAAAGACCTCGACAAGATCTACGAGCGCATTCAGCCCTTTCAGCCGGACTTCTTCAAGATCGTCCCCACGGCGAAGGCGCTGACCGACAACGTGACGCTGATGCGTTTCATCGAGCGCATGAACGAGAACGCGAACATCATCGGCATCTGCATGGGCGACGCGGGCATCATCTCGCGCGTACTGGGCCTGCGCGCGGGTTCGACCTTCACCTTTGCCGCGGCCACGCAGGGCGAGGAGACAGGGCCGGGGCAGATTGCCGCACGCACGCTGATCGAGACCTACCGCATCGACCAGGTCGACGCAGCGACCAAGGTCTACGGCGTTGCAGGGAACCCGATCAAGAGCTCGCTGTCGCCGATCATGATGAACACGGCCTTCCGCCGCGAGACGGTGAATGCCGTCTATCTTGCGTTGCAGGCGACGAAGGTGAGCGATCTGTTGAAGCTGGTGCAGGAGATCCCGATCCAGGGCCTGAGCATTACGATGCCGCACAAGCAGGAGATCATGGAGCACCTGGAGAACACCGATCCCCTCTCAGCCAAGATCGGAGCGTGCAATACGGTGCTGCGGGCGCAGGACGGCAAGCTGTACGGCTTCAACACCGACGTCGCAGGAATTGTGGGGCCGCTCGAGAAGCGCATCTCGCTGCGCGGCGCGAAGGCGCTGGTGCTGGGCGCGGGAGGCGCTGCACGTGCCGCCGTGTTTGGACTGCGCGACCGCGGGGCCGAGGTCTTCATCCTGAACCGTACGCCCGAGACGGCGCAGAAGCTGGCGCGGCAGGCGGGCGCGAAGACGATCAAGAAGGACGCCGTCGCGAAGACTGCGTTCGACGTCGTCATCAACGCGACTCCGATCGGCATGGCCGGACAGAAGGGCGCGCACCTGATCGAGGCGAAGGACCTGAACACGAAGCTGGTCTTCGACCTGGTGTACAACCCGATCGAGACGCCGCTGATCCGCATGGCACGGCAGCAGGGCATCGCCTTCATCACGGGCGTGGAGATGTTTGTGCAGCAGGGCGCGCGTCAGTTCGAGATATGGACAGGCAAGCCCGCTCCGGAGGAGGAGATGCTGCGGGTCGTGATCCACGCGCTCAGGCAGCAGGCCGAGGCCGCTTCTGCGGCACAGGCTGAGCCTGAGGCCAAGCCGGGGAAGGCTGCGAACTCTGCGAACGGCAAGCCGGCGAAGGCTGCGCCAGCAAAGACGGAGACAAAGAAGGCGGTCCCGGCGAAGGCTGCGCCAGCTAAGAATGGCGTGAAGGCTGCACAAGCGAAGGCTGTGCCGTCGAAGAATGGCGCTAAGGCATCTTCAGCTGCAAAGACGAAGAAGAAGGCCTGA
- the pgeF gene encoding peptidoglycan editing factor PgeF, with protein sequence MVEIESKSVASWKNFPWLRHGFSTRQGGASAAYGGKSLNLGWTKEDDPAHVRQNRGAFVQAVSRPGEPMQLVTIRQVHSGVVRVVGEEAFQGTLETSEGKAVLEGDGLVTNVLGVLLAVGTADCVPVLVVDPIHRAVGAFHAGWRGTVAGIVQQGIALMQQQYGSHPGEMMAAVGPSIGACCYAVGEEVRHQFAARFLYAQDLFVSRSNDGAAQLYVDLWEANRRQLIDAGAAPERVTMIGECTACARTASGERRYFSHRAERGTAGRMLNAIGIAR encoded by the coding sequence ATGGTGGAAATCGAGAGTAAAAGCGTAGCCTCCTGGAAGAACTTCCCCTGGCTGCGTCACGGCTTCAGCACCCGGCAGGGCGGCGCGTCCGCCGCCTACGGTGGAAAAAGCCTCAACCTTGGCTGGACCAAGGAAGACGACCCCGCGCATGTGCGGCAGAACCGCGGCGCCTTCGTCCAGGCCGTCAGCCGGCCCGGCGAGCCGATGCAACTGGTGACCATCCGCCAGGTCCACTCCGGGGTAGTCAGGGTTGTCGGCGAGGAGGCGTTTCAAGGAACGCTGGAGACCTCCGAGGGCAAGGCCGTTCTCGAAGGCGATGGCCTGGTGACGAATGTGCTGGGAGTGCTTCTTGCGGTAGGAACGGCGGACTGCGTACCCGTCCTCGTCGTCGATCCCATCCACCGGGCCGTCGGAGCCTTTCACGCCGGATGGCGCGGCACCGTTGCCGGAATCGTGCAGCAGGGAATCGCCCTCATGCAGCAGCAGTACGGATCGCACCCCGGTGAGATGATGGCCGCCGTCGGTCCCTCCATCGGCGCCTGCTGCTACGCCGTGGGCGAAGAGGTGCGCCATCAGTTCGCCGCCCGCTTTCTCTACGCGCAGGACCTGTTCGTTTCGCGTTCCAACGATGGAGCGGCGCAGCTTTATGTCGACCTGTGGGAGGCCAACCGGCGCCAGCTCATCGACGCGGGCGCAGCCCCGGAGCGCGTCACCATGATCGGCGAGTGCACGGCATGTGCCCGCACCGCCAGCGGCGAGCGGCGATACTTCTCGCACCGCGCCGAGCGCGGCACAGCCGGCCGTATGTTGAATGCCATCGGCATCGCCCGATAG
- a CDS encoding efflux RND transporter permease subunit — protein MQSLIRLFIRYRAIILIIFAVMLAAGAFALSRLDIEAYPDPSPPLVEIITQNPSWSAEEMEQQVTVPVETTLNGTPHLDQVRSISIFGLSDVKLYFSFDSDYFRDRQEVLNRLQTLQLPNNLQPQLSPWSPIGEIFRYQLTGPGYTLNEIKATQDWLVRRELKQVPGIIDITTFGGTTRQYQVEADPNKLLAFGVTLPQVLNAIQSSNANAGGNYLQLGNQNINIRALGQVHSTDDIAHIVVAEKNGAPVTVGDVGKVSEGAQPRLGQVGRNKQNDIVLGIVLLQKEEKSLPALKALKEKIAYLNTGSLLPPGMKISTIYDRTNLINRTTHTVREVITTGLVLVTLVLLLMLGDLRITFIAAVTIPFAVLFAFGMMVLTGRSANLISIGAIDFGILVDSSIIVLESIYRKLSRRVPGEQTGDLIVEGVTDAATPVLFSTAIILIAFIPLFTMQGVAGQIFSPMSVTYGFALLGALLFALIFAPVLGYMTAPAEQKVGDGYTWLSRLLKNNYEKALHHVLRVPALVWIGAAAMLGVGVLCFVLVGGEFMPPLEEGNLWIRATLPQDISFDTSADLANKLRAVIAESPEVTQTVSQMGRPDDGTDVSTFNNIEISAALKPQEEWRPGLTKAKLIDEINRRMSRYPGMELNFSQNIQDNVEEAMSGVKGENSLKLFGDDLDTLTALATKIETVMRSVPGTADVGVFKVGGQPSLVIQIDRAKAARYGILSGDINAVVQAAIGGAPVTQVIQGDRRFDLTVRYPEINRSTPEAISAILIPTADGTRIPLGQIAEVSIREGSFQIFREGGRRYIPIKFSVRGRDLATTITELQAKLKQQVPMPTGYDYTWAGEFDSLRKEQKRLAFIIPISLAIIVILLYTQFGTWKDALIVLATLPFAAVGGTVSLFVSGTPFSISAAVGFTSLIGVATLGAVVFMSGVRRAQRESVDGKGLEHGCVDEMRPVVMACMAAGLGLLPAALSHGIGAQAQQPLARVVVGGMVTTVIAILFVMPLLLRRRPGHPISNIGEVESE, from the coding sequence GTGCAATCGCTCATTCGACTCTTCATACGCTATCGCGCCATCATTCTCATCATCTTCGCGGTGATGCTCGCTGCCGGCGCGTTCGCGCTGTCGCGGCTGGACATCGAGGCGTACCCCGACCCATCGCCACCGCTGGTCGAGATCATCACGCAGAACCCGTCGTGGTCGGCCGAGGAGATGGAGCAGCAAGTCACCGTGCCGGTGGAGACGACGCTGAACGGCACGCCGCATCTCGACCAGGTGCGCTCGATCTCGATCTTCGGCCTGTCGGACGTCAAGCTCTACTTCAGCTTCGACTCGGACTACTTCCGCGACCGGCAGGAGGTGCTGAACCGCCTGCAGACGCTGCAACTGCCGAACAATCTGCAACCGCAGCTCTCGCCGTGGTCGCCGATCGGCGAGATCTTCCGCTACCAGCTCACCGGCCCCGGCTACACGCTCAATGAGATCAAGGCGACGCAGGACTGGCTGGTACGGCGTGAGTTGAAGCAGGTGCCGGGCATCATCGACATCACCACCTTCGGCGGCACCACGCGCCAGTACCAGGTGGAGGCCGATCCCAACAAGCTGCTCGCCTTCGGCGTGACGCTGCCGCAGGTGCTCAACGCGATTCAGTCGTCGAACGCCAACGCGGGAGGAAACTACCTCCAGCTTGGCAACCAGAACATCAACATTCGCGCGCTGGGGCAGGTTCACTCGACCGACGACATCGCGCACATCGTCGTTGCGGAGAAGAACGGTGCTCCGGTGACCGTCGGCGATGTCGGCAAGGTGTCGGAGGGCGCACAGCCTCGGCTGGGCCAGGTGGGGCGCAACAAGCAGAACGACATCGTGCTCGGCATCGTGCTGCTGCAGAAGGAAGAGAAGTCGCTGCCCGCGCTCAAGGCGCTGAAGGAGAAGATCGCGTATCTCAACACGGGCAGCCTGCTGCCTCCGGGGATGAAGATCAGCACGATCTATGACCGCACGAACCTGATCAACCGCACTACACACACGGTCCGCGAGGTCATCACGACGGGGCTGGTGCTGGTGACGCTGGTGCTGCTGCTGATGCTCGGCGACCTGCGCATCACCTTCATCGCGGCGGTGACGATTCCCTTCGCCGTGCTGTTCGCCTTCGGCATGATGGTGCTCACGGGGCGGTCGGCGAACCTGATCTCGATCGGCGCGATCGACTTCGGCATTCTGGTCGACTCGTCGATCATCGTGCTCGAGAGCATCTACCGCAAGCTGTCGCGGCGCGTTCCGGGTGAGCAGACGGGCGACCTGATTGTCGAAGGCGTCACCGACGCCGCAACGCCGGTGCTCTTCTCGACGGCCATCATCCTCATCGCATTTATCCCGCTGTTCACCATGCAAGGTGTCGCGGGACAGATCTTCTCGCCGATGTCAGTGACGTATGGTTTCGCGCTGCTGGGCGCGCTGCTGTTCGCGCTGATCTTCGCTCCGGTACTCGGCTATATGACCGCGCCGGCGGAGCAGAAGGTCGGCGATGGCTACACCTGGCTGAGCCGCCTGCTGAAGAACAACTACGAGAAGGCGCTGCACCATGTGCTGCGGGTCCCGGCGCTGGTGTGGATCGGCGCGGCGGCGATGCTTGGCGTGGGCGTGCTCTGCTTCGTGCTGGTCGGCGGCGAGTTCATGCCTCCGCTCGAAGAGGGCAACCTGTGGATTCGCGCGACGCTGCCGCAGGACATCTCGTTCGACACGTCGGCCGACCTGGCCAACAAGCTTCGCGCGGTAATCGCGGAGTCGCCGGAGGTCACGCAGACGGTTTCGCAGATGGGGCGGCCCGACGACGGCACCGACGTCTCGACCTTCAACAACATCGAGATCTCGGCCGCGCTGAAGCCGCAGGAGGAGTGGCGTCCGGGGCTGACGAAGGCGAAGCTGATCGACGAGATCAACCGCCGCATGTCGCGCTATCCGGGCATGGAGCTGAACTTCTCACAAAACATCCAGGACAACGTGGAAGAAGCCATGTCGGGAGTGAAGGGCGAGAACTCGTTGAAGCTCTTCGGCGACGATCTCGACACGCTCACCGCGCTGGCGACCAAGATTGAGACGGTGATGAGGTCTGTGCCGGGCACGGCCGACGTTGGTGTATTCAAAGTGGGCGGACAGCCTTCGCTGGTGATCCAGATCGACCGCGCCAAGGCCGCGCGCTACGGCATTCTGTCGGGCGACATCAACGCCGTGGTGCAGGCTGCGATCGGCGGCGCTCCGGTGACGCAGGTCATCCAGGGTGACCGCCGGTTCGACCTGACAGTGCGCTACCCGGAGATCAACCGCTCGACACCCGAGGCCATCAGCGCGATCCTGATTCCCACCGCCGACGGCACGCGCATTCCGCTGGGGCAGATCGCCGAGGTCTCCATACGAGAGGGCAGCTTCCAGATCTTCCGCGAGGGCGGACGCCGCTACATCCCCATCAAGTTCAGCGTGCGCGGACGCGACCTGGCGACGACGATCACCGAGTTGCAGGCGAAGCTGAAGCAGCAGGTGCCGATGCCGACCGGCTACGACTATACGTGGGCGGGCGAGTTCGATTCGCTGCGCAAGGAGCAGAAGCGGCTCGCGTTCATCATTCCCATTTCGCTGGCCATTATCGTCATTCTGCTCTACACGCAGTTCGGCACGTGGAAGGACGCGCTGATCGTGCTTGCGACGCTTCCCTTCGCGGCGGTGGGAGGGACGGTCTCGCTGTTCGTCAGCGGGACGCCGTTTAGTATCTCGGCCGCGGTCGGCTTTACGTCGCTGATCGGCGTGGCGACGCTGGGCGCGGTGGTCTTCATGTCGGGCGTGCGCCGTGCGCAGCGCGAGAGCGTGGACGGCAAAGGACTTGAACACGGCTGCGTCGACGAGATGCGGCCGGTCGTGATGGCGTGCATGGCCGCCGGTCTCGGACTTCTGCCCGCAGCGCTCTCACACGGCATCGGAGCGCAGGCGCAGCAGCCGCTGGCCCGCGTCGTGGTAGGAGGCATGGTAACGACGGTGATCGCCATCCTGTTTGTGATGCCGCTGCTGCTCAGGCGGCGGCCGGGGCATCCGATCTCGAACATCGGCGAGGTGGAGAGCGAGTAG
- a CDS encoding efflux RND transporter periplasmic adaptor subunit, with translation MKTLPIRINSLLLLAAVGLPLTACKSSAPPAAEANQPANAGVETMAARVQQSTDYLDIPARVSADPSHVVRIFPPLSGRMLGLRVLPGQEVAKGAVVATLQSSDIAAARADFEKAKIEVLRADRALTRGKLLLQHDVLSQTDYYELEAANQTAHSELERARQRIHELGFSEDSNSDEVALRAPISGVVLDIGTAAGEMQRSLDSAAPIATIANIDSVWIVGDVFERDLSSVKPGREVQVLVPAYPDLKLTGRVANIGDALDPNTHTLKLRVVLPNPKHTLKADMFATIRVPGAVRSAVIVPATAVLHEGDKTSVFVENASGKYDQRPVTIGRTFESGTVKTVEVLSGINDGDKVVTAGGALLRPTNGD, from the coding sequence ATGAAGACGCTTCCGATACGAATCAACTCCCTGCTCCTGCTTGCGGCCGTGGGCCTGCCGCTGACCGCGTGCAAGTCGTCTGCTCCTCCGGCGGCCGAGGCGAACCAGCCCGCCAACGCCGGCGTGGAGACGATGGCTGCCCGTGTGCAGCAGAGCACCGACTACCTCGACATTCCCGCGCGCGTCTCCGCAGACCCGTCGCACGTCGTGCGCATCTTTCCTCCGCTGAGCGGGCGCATGTTGGGGCTGCGCGTTCTGCCGGGGCAGGAGGTCGCCAAGGGCGCCGTCGTCGCCACGCTTCAGAGCAGCGACATCGCGGCTGCGCGAGCCGACTTCGAGAAGGCAAAGATCGAGGTGCTGCGCGCCGACCGCGCACTGACGCGCGGAAAACTCCTGCTGCAACACGATGTGCTGTCGCAGACCGACTACTACGAGCTTGAAGCAGCCAACCAGACGGCTCACTCCGAGTTGGAGCGCGCGCGTCAGCGCATCCACGAGCTGGGCTTCTCCGAGGACAGCAACTCCGACGAGGTCGCCCTGCGCGCGCCGATCTCGGGCGTGGTGCTGGACATCGGCACGGCTGCGGGCGAGATGCAGCGGTCGCTCGACAGCGCAGCGCCGATTGCGACGATTGCCAACATCGATTCGGTATGGATCGTCGGCGACGTCTTCGAGCGCGACCTGAGCAGCGTGAAGCCCGGACGCGAGGTACAGGTCCTTGTGCCTGCCTATCCCGACCTGAAGCTGACCGGGCGCGTGGCAAACATCGGCGACGCGCTTGACCCGAACACGCACACGCTCAAACTGCGCGTCGTTCTGCCGAACCCGAAGCACACGCTGAAGGCCGACATGTTCGCCACCATCCGCGTTCCCGGAGCAGTGCGCAGCGCTGTGATCGTTCCGGCGACAGCCGTATTGCACGAGGGAGACAAGACGTCGGTGTTCGTGGAGAACGCATCGGGTAAGTACGACCAGCGTCCTGTGACCATCGGGCGCACATTCGAGTCGGGCACGGTGAAGACCGTCGAGGTCCTGAGCGGTATCAACGACGGCGACAAGGTCGTCACAGCCGGCGGAGCTCTGCTCCGTCCCACCAACGGAGACTGA
- a CDS encoding TolC family protein, with protein MTLNPLRAMTLAAVLSCTGPALVAQAPQPTPAAATVPLTLQQAVARALAANPTLLSAQQHVAAVQANKITAGLRQNPVLTLYGQGLTLPEVPAANGNPYFYSANVARLFERGEKRRWRLDSATATADSTESLYKDQQRQLVLAVRGAFTNMLLAKASLAVAEENLTDYRKTVDLSRSRLDAGDITRTDFERIDLQQAQFEADADNARLALQQASTQLQLLFGIDHPTPDLDVTGTLDPPAIPLTQTEAESKALAARPDYLAARQALTAAEANSKLAIAGGTTDPTLSTEYDRNGIDNSFGVSVAVPLRIFDRNQGEKSRTRYEVESSRLAVTAARNQVVSDVDLAWMAFETSQRLAQRYNGHYLDEAGRVRDNLQFSYRNGNSTLLDYLSALRDYRAVRLSGLNANAQVWLALHQLSFATATDILP; from the coding sequence ATGACACTGAACCCTCTTCGTGCCATGACCCTTGCCGCCGTTTTGTCCTGCACCGGACCGGCGCTTGTGGCACAGGCTCCTCAACCCACACCGGCGGCGGCAACGGTACCGCTAACCTTGCAGCAGGCGGTTGCGCGAGCATTGGCTGCGAATCCGACACTGCTGTCGGCACAGCAGCACGTCGCTGCGGTGCAGGCAAACAAGATCACTGCTGGATTGCGTCAGAACCCTGTGTTGACGCTCTACGGCCAGGGCTTGACGCTGCCCGAGGTTCCCGCAGCCAACGGCAATCCGTACTTCTACTCGGCCAATGTCGCGCGTCTGTTCGAGCGCGGCGAGAAGCGCAGATGGCGTCTCGACTCCGCCACGGCGACGGCGGACTCGACCGAGAGCCTTTACAAGGACCAGCAGCGGCAGCTTGTGCTCGCGGTTCGCGGTGCCTTTACCAACATGCTGCTGGCGAAGGCTTCGCTCGCTGTGGCGGAAGAGAACCTGACCGACTACCGCAAGACGGTCGACCTGAGCCGTTCGCGCCTGGACGCGGGCGACATTACGCGCACCGACTTCGAGCGCATCGACCTGCAGCAGGCGCAGTTTGAGGCCGACGCCGACAATGCGCGGCTGGCCTTGCAACAGGCGTCGACGCAGTTGCAGCTTCTCTTCGGCATCGACCATCCAACGCCAGACCTCGATGTAACCGGCACGCTCGATCCGCCGGCGATTCCGCTGACGCAGACTGAGGCCGAGAGCAAGGCGCTCGCCGCGCGTCCCGACTACCTCGCGGCGCGACAGGCGCTGACGGCAGCGGAGGCCAATTCGAAGCTGGCCATTGCAGGCGGAACGACCGATCCCACGCTCTCCACCGAGTACGACCGCAACGGTATCGACAACTCGTTTGGCGTGAGCGTGGCCGTTCCTCTGCGCATCTTCGACCGCAACCAGGGCGAGAAGTCGCGCACGCGCTACGAGGTGGAGTCGAGCCGCCTGGCGGTGACCGCGGCGCGCAACCAGGTGGTCTCCGATGTGGATCTGGCGTGGATGGCATTCGAGACATCGCAGCGGCTGGCGCAGCGCTACAACGGTCACTACCTCGACGAGGCGGGGCGCGTGCGCGACAACCTGCAGTTCAGCTATCGCAACGGCAACTCGACGCTGCTCGATTATCTTTCGGCGCTGCGTGACTATCGCGCGGTGCGGCTCAGCGGCCTGAACGCGAATGCGCAGGTCTGGCTCGCGCTCCACCAACTCAGCTTCGCTACGGCGACGGACATTCTGCCATGA
- a CDS encoding integration host factor subunit beta, which yields MTKADLVDKVTAIGDLTRRDGEVIVDTLFESVIGALKSGDKIEIRGFGSFRTRQRNARTGRNPKTGAKVDVPAKRVPFFKPSKELRDLVNPNGAKSSPAVDPHHPPAM from the coding sequence ATGACCAAAGCTGACCTTGTCGACAAAGTAACCGCCATCGGTGACCTGACCCGCCGGGACGGAGAGGTTATCGTCGATACCCTGTTCGAGTCCGTGATCGGTGCTTTGAAATCGGGTGACAAGATCGAGATTCGCGGCTTCGGAAGTTTCCGCACCCGCCAGCGCAATGCGCGAACGGGCAGGAACCCCAAGACCGGCGCAAAGGTGGACGTGCCGGCCAAGCGTGTCCCGTTCTTCAAGCCGTCCAAAGAGCTTCGCGACCTGGTGAATCCCAATGGAGCGAAGTCTTCGCCCGCCGTCGATCCTCATCATCCACCCGCAATGTAG
- the sppA gene encoding signal peptide peptidase SppA, which produces MSEEFPQQPPQPSTPPPPPPYASGYAAPRPPSPYGYGQPYGAGYQQAYAPAPLRQRSPWFYVAVIGGSFAAICLVMSAMIWWSMRSIQGNGSALGLGSSQIAVLDIDGVILSPEAVNAQLRKFGNDSSVKAIILHINSPGGGAAASQEIYHEVLRIRKEKHKRVVASVESVGASGAYYIASACDRIYANEASVVGSIGVIMEWMNYGDLMRWAKLKNITISAGELKSAGDPSRDLTPKEQAYFQSLVDNMYAQFIHDVATGRNTTDDKIKPLATGQVWTGQQSLDLGLIDKIGGFRTAVMDTAKDVGISGEPSIVRPPKNKRNLLTILTDDGEDLFPNPSQLLNRSPGFYFIWK; this is translated from the coding sequence ATGTCAGAAGAGTTCCCGCAACAGCCGCCGCAGCCGTCGACGCCGCCTCCGCCTCCGCCTTATGCGAGCGGTTATGCCGCTCCCCGGCCGCCATCGCCCTATGGATACGGTCAGCCGTATGGCGCCGGCTACCAGCAGGCTTATGCTCCGGCGCCTCTGCGCCAGCGCTCGCCGTGGTTCTATGTGGCGGTGATCGGCGGCTCGTTTGCCGCGATCTGCCTGGTGATGAGCGCCATGATCTGGTGGAGCATGCGCTCGATCCAGGGCAACGGCTCCGCTCTAGGGCTGGGGTCGAGCCAGATTGCGGTGCTCGATATCGACGGCGTCATCCTCTCGCCGGAGGCCGTCAATGCGCAGTTGCGCAAGTTCGGCAACGATTCGTCGGTCAAGGCGATCATCCTGCACATCAACTCTCCCGGCGGCGGCGCTGCGGCCTCGCAGGAGATCTACCACGAGGTGTTGCGCATCCGGAAGGAGAAGCACAAGCGCGTGGTGGCCTCGGTCGAGAGCGTCGGCGCATCCGGCGCCTACTATATTGCCAGCGCCTGCGACCGCATCTACGCCAACGAGGCCTCGGTGGTTGGCTCGATCGGCGTCATCATGGAGTGGATGAACTACGGCGACCTGATGCGCTGGGCGAAGCTGAAAAACATCACCATCTCAGCCGGCGAGTTGAAGAGCGCGGGCGACCCTAGCCGCGACCTGACTCCCAAGGAGCAGGCCTACTTTCAGTCGCTGGTGGACAATATGTACGCGCAGTTCATCCACGACGTCGCCACGGGACGCAACACCACCGACGACAAGATCAAACCTCTGGCTACAGGACAGGTGTGGACCGGCCAACAGTCGCTCGACCTGGGCCTGATCGACAAGATCGGCGGCTTCCGGACGGCTGTGATGGATACGGCAAAGGACGTCGGAATCTCCGGCGAACCCTCCATTGTGCGCCCGCCGAAGAACAAGCGGAACCTGCTGACGATCCTGACCGACGACGGCGAAGATCTCTTCCCGAACCCGAGCCAGTTGCTGAATCGGTCTCCGGGATTTTATTTCATCTGGAAGTAA
- a CDS encoding glycosyltransferase family 2 protein, whose amino-acid sequence MAHPQLSIVIPAYNESARIEYALDRVMSCIDAQGWDAEVLVVDDGSKDDTAAIVHRWMADYSRLHLVQNPGNRGKGYSVRNGLLQAAGEIVMFTDADLSAPMEEAERLIAAINDGADVAIGSRWLDRARQTIHQPLYRQFFGRCFNWITRRVMGLPFRDTQCGFKAFRRNAAQVIFRLQTIERWGFDPEILFIARKLKYDIREVPVTWGHDERSRISYLKDGMKMLEEMARIRSNSVRGRYDEAIAAMRDTSTMVTRPVEVKPVAKVVTTK is encoded by the coding sequence ATGGCGCATCCGCAGTTGAGTATCGTAATCCCGGCGTATAACGAGAGCGCGCGCATCGAATATGCACTCGATCGCGTGATGTCGTGCATCGACGCGCAGGGGTGGGATGCCGAGGTCCTGGTCGTCGACGACGGCTCGAAGGACGACACCGCCGCCATCGTCCACCGCTGGATGGCAGACTATTCCAGGCTGCACCTGGTGCAGAACCCGGGCAATCGCGGTAAGGGCTACTCGGTGCGCAACGGCCTGTTGCAGGCTGCCGGCGAGATCGTGATGTTCACCGACGCCGACCTCTCCGCTCCGATGGAAGAGGCGGAGCGGCTGATCGCTGCCATCAACGACGGCGCGGATGTCGCCATTGGCTCGCGCTGGCTCGACCGCGCGAGGCAGACGATCCACCAGCCGCTCTACCGCCAGTTCTTCGGACGCTGCTTCAACTGGATCACGCGCAGGGTGATGGGACTTCCGTTCCGCGATACGCAGTGCGGCTTCAAGGCCTTCCGTCGCAATGCCGCGCAGGTGATCTTCCGGTTGCAGACGATCGAGCGCTGGGGCTTCGACCCGGAGATTCTGTTCATCGCGCGCAAGTTGAAGTATGACATTCGCGAGGTGCCGGTGACCTGGGGCCACGACGAGCGCTCGCGCATCAGCTACCTGAAAGACGGCATGAAGATGCTCGAGGAGATGGCGCGCATCCGCTCCAACTCCGTCCGCGGCCGTTACGACGAGGCCATTGCCGCGATGCGCGACACCAGCACCATGGTGACGCGCCCGGTGGAAGTGAAGCCGGTGGCCAAGGTGGTTACGACCAAGTAA